TACTGTACGTTTTGTTGATaatacttgtttgttttttaacctatgaaaaaagtatttctgaatACAGGACTTTTACATGCAACAGTATTTTTATagtgtggtattgctacttttactcaTAGACTGTACAATATTTTGACAGTATAAAACACGATAAATATGACTATTATTAAtatacaaatattatttttttgaagaGTTTTAACTATGCTACTAGAGGGCGTTGCTCTCTTTTTTATCACCCCTGTTTTTTCTGCACCCGGAAAACAAACAGAGTGAGTGCTCGTACCTCCCTCCACCTCTCGGCTCAAACCCGTACAGCGTCTGATGGACTTGTCAAGCTACGTCACCGTGTCGGCAGAAGAGGCGTTGGAGAGTTTCGCCTGGTTGTCATTcccagaggaagaagagggtgTGATCGAAATTTACCTGTCCAGTCTTACCTGGTGCTCTTGTTGTACATGTCGGTCGTCGAATTTCATCTGCTGTAGGACATTAAACACTGGCTTCACTTAGAAGTAAAACGGAGAAGGCGTTAAAGGTAAAGTTATGTCCTTGTTAATCATTGGAAAAAAAGCTTGTTTCTGTCCAGCCGGAGGCTCACTAACGTCAACGTTGGCTAGCTAAACAACCTTACCGTCACCGACAGGCTCACACATTCCGCAGTGTAATTCCAAAAAAATATTAGTGCTGCCATTACGATACAATAAATAAGTTGTAAGTTAAGATATAAATACCATATCTGGCTAATATTTCTGTGGCAGTAATGTTTAGTTAGCCAAGGTTACAGGAAGTAAAAAACCTGAGAAGTTAAATTTGTTAGCTAACGTCACTCACAGGCGCCACTTTGCAACATGTTTCCCAGCATTCTTAATGAAACTGTTAAAGGAGTTAATATctatggtatttttttttttttatataagaaaGAAATGTGAACATGTGTGAACATGCTGAATATCGTCTGTTAAAACATGGAAACCTGTCTGTATCTTGCTGGCTGACTCACCAACGTAGAAAATAGGGTCGATGTTATTGAATTACATTATCTCAATAGTAAGACTGCCAGACCGGAATTCGTTGGATAAACAGGTCCAACTTAGGTGAGATGATGACTTCCTTCAGTAATCTCCACACTATAGCTAGCTTTCATTTACGACATTGTTCAGGGACCATTGGATTTTAACAATGCATCCTAAGTGTCATTCATTCAACCCTGATCAGATTCCTTTGACCAAAATGTCATAATTCTGTcttttgaatatattttttttgtcttttcccaGGATGCTAAGAAGATCCTGACTCGTGGCCCAAACATGAGTGTGACATCATGGTTCCTGGTCAGCAGCTCTGGTACACGCCACCGGTTGCCACGGGAGATGATCTTTGTTGGCAGGGATGATTGCGAGCTAATGCTGCAGGTGTGTGACATTTTGCGTGTTCTCTTTGGTGATGACATTGTAGAGGAGTTTGTGTTTACACGGCAAACGCCAGCAGAGTGTCTTATGTCTGTCAAAATTgagtttattatttcaattttattattatttattattcttcACTGAAGTCTGACAGTACCACTAGTCACAGAACTATGTGAAACACCAGTGGGAGGCTCCCTACATGCTTCATGCGTGTGCATTTCTGAGCGTGTAACCTGGTGACAGTGCCTCCACACAAAGTTGCCCCTGATAATCTTTCAAACAATGACTTCTAACACAGCTAAAGCATTCCACTGTTGTTTTTCCATGCAGTGTCTATTATAAACACATTTCCTTTGTGGTTTTTGTATAATACTCTTTCCCTCCTATTTCTATTCACTCTGCATTTAGAGCAGCGAAAGAGGAATGTTGCCTCAGAAGCTGTTGTTTATACTTTCCTTAGTCAGTGCTTTACGCTCAGAAAAACCCTGCCAACCACAGACGGCAGCTAGATTGAAAAGTTGCTCATGTCCACATTTAGGCGTCGCCTATTCCAAGAAAAAAACCTCAGCTTCTCCCAGTCTGAAATGATGCAGACTTTTCTGGTGCTCAGGACTGCTTCCTGACTTGGCACACAGTCAGGTTCTGCtgcaaattgttgtttttttaaacccgtttcatctgtttttaatttgtttatagCTCAATGCATTTTTCCCTTTCAAACCACAGTTGAATGTCTGTATCAGGAGAATCCTGTTTGGCGTGAAAAGCAGAGATTGAGTGTTGGTGTCAGGCTGCGTTCACATACAGTCAGACAGTCATTAGACGGTCTGACAAAAATGCAAGtcttcccattcattttgaatggggcTAGTGCATTTAGACAGTAGTGATAGGGGCCGCAGGGGGCAGCCAGAAGAGAAACGCAGCATCCAAAAACTTAAGACCAGTTCTTACTCCTACGATTGTTTGAACGCGCCCTTAGTCACACCACATAGGCCTTGACTTGAATGTTTTCCCGTTCCATGACATCTGATGTCTGTCTCTGGTGATTAATTTTTGTATCTCCACGACTAGGAGATAGATCATATGCCTCACACAATAGTAGTGGCTGCATGGTGTAGTTACTGTTTCTTAGCGCTGGAGCAAACATTTTCTCTGTGATGAAAAGGGCAAAGAGAAGCTAAGGGTAAACTGATTGATAACCCCTTACTCTATGCAGTACAGTATTTACAAGAAGTTATATGGAAGTCCACCGAGTGAAtaggccaacacaaacagtacatgGAGTCTGCGAATGCCGTTTATCCCACTTAGTAGGCTGTGGGGAAGAGTCACCTTTAACCTTTGTGATGAGGAGGCCCAGAGTGCCTAATGAGCAGAGAAGAGAGTGAGTCAATCAGTCTGAATCATTTGTGCAGTTAGCGCATAATTGAGCAGGCATATTTGTAAGTAAGCACATTTTTCTTCTGGTGAATAGAAGGTAGACCACGTGCAcacagtgtactgtatgtatgcaggGGATCTGACTCTGGTTGAATGTTAGGTTTTCATCCACTCACAGGTCCTAATTTAGGATCATAGTGTAGCAATGATAATGATGAAAAACAATGATGTGCTACATTAATCATTTAATCCTTGGAACGTCACAGAAATTACCCTACGGTTCTCCAGAATCCGAGGTTTCCAGATGCCTTGTTTTGTCATAAGTAAACTAGTAAATTCCTACATTTGAGAAACAGAGAATGCTTGGTGTTTTTGCTTAAAAATGGTGCAAACAATTAAACGTCCTTCGACTGATCAGTCATCTAATGACTTTTTGCTTTACTTTCATTGCAGTCTCGCAGTGTGGACAAGCAACACGCTGTGATCAACCACGACCCAAACACAGACGAGCATATGGTGAAGGACCTGGGCAGCTTGAACGGGGTGAGTGAGTCCATCTCTAGTGTCAAACTACCTGTGATAAAGGAGCCAGCCACTGGGCTCCCTGAAGACTCCAGTCTCAACACCACAAACGAGTCCCAGAGCACAAAACTCTCTGTGTGTGCCGGAGACGGGGACGGTTGGTAGAACAGCGGTAATCAGAAGACTGGACTCTCCTGCTGCTCTGGACCCCCTTTTTTCCTCCCGTTCTTTCTGTCGTACTCTCCAGCTCCCCCCTCTATCCCTTCACTGCTCTGTTGCCACTTCACTGCACCATTATCCCAATGAAATCCAGAGTTCAGCAGTGGGAGAAACTGTTCTTTGTTCTCACTGTGTTTCTTTTGGCCTTGCTAACTGCAGCCAAACTAATCAGAGCAGAACAGTGCAAGGACCTGTAACTGAAATCCAACATCGCCGTGTTTTCCCCCTAATTTATACAGTCCATGCTTTTCCCCCAGTTATATTTATTTAGTCTGCATAGGATAAGATCTGCTCCTCCATTTTTGTCTGCACACTTCCAGCATTATCTTTCTTTACAGTGATCTGATGATACACTCTGGAATCCCTCTCACCAGTTGTTAGTTCAGGCAGAAGATAGCCCAACTGATCAGCGAACTAagcactgttgcactgttgtaTTTATCACCTGGCCATTAAACATTTTCCAAAAGGCAAGACAGCCATTGCTTAACAACATAATCTCATCAGACTTTTAATGTGCTGGTGGATTAACTTTCAATGGGAAGAGGGCCAGTTGCAAAGCACCTTACAGAAACTGGGTGTGTGCCACAAGGAATTAGCGAGCCTGTCACCTGCGAGTCAACACATGTACCTTAATAATGACCTGTGAAAATTATGTGAGCttgaatctgttgtttttttatctattttgcagACATTCGTGAATGACTTAAGAATCCCAGACCAGACCTACATCACCCTTAAGCTCTCTGATGTCATTCGCTTTGGCTATGATATCCTTTTTATGTGTTATTCATTCAAATTTGAGTCATTTTGACTTCACTTTGATTGGTCCCGTGTGATTTATGTAACCCACACTGAAATGAGCCAGTGGCCGGCAGCTGTTTCAGTcacacatttttgacattttattttctctctgtggTCTTTAGCTACTTCGGCATGTTAAGCTCCTGTGGTTTTTCAGTCAGGGGTTTCAGATTATGGTCCACTATGGACAGAAAATCTCCTGTACCCTTTGACCCCCAGAGCAGAAATTTCATAAATGGTAAAAGATAACATGGGGGGCAGTGGGGGAGAGTAGCTGTTAAGAGTATAGAGACATCTAGCAATGTTTGTGACCAGTGTGTGGCATGTGATGTTGCACGTTTCAAAGAGTGAGTCGCCAAAgatatgtgtttgtttgaattGCAAAAGGTCTGTATTGCTTATCTGTTTTTCACCTTCTTGCAAGCTGTAGATAAGGGACATTTGATCGTCTTGGAGGGGCAAGTTGAAAACTAGGCATGAAAGGAAATTCAATAAAAGAGTATTACAGTAACTGCACACGTACCATACAAACAGATTTGTATGCTGAGTTTGTATGTTTTCCATCAAGTCTCTGTGCCAACAAACATCCGACTAGAGAGCCAGACGCTGTGAATATTTCAATAGATGTATGATAACATTGATTTACAAATTGTTTGCACACTTTAACTCATCCTCCACATGCTCATGTATATATCCTGGAGAAAAGCCAACACAAGGTCCCAGAAGAAGCTCTTAAAGTAAGTAATACTGACATCACATGCCATTTTTAAGCTAGCAGTGCTATTTTAGGAGAAATGCTTGCCATAGATCCTTGTTGATAAAGCAGAGTGTTCTTCTattacttttattgtgaaataattttttatcactttgcaCATTCTACCTCAAACGATAAATAAATGATAGTTAATCACACACATTCTAAATCATCTTTTTTGaagccaaatgttttttaagttgctCAGTTGACTCAGACTCGGTGTTTGAGTTATCCTCCTTTATGCTTTCCATGCAGCTGACTGGTCCGGGCAAAGTCACGTGACTACACGTGCAGTagaatgtttttaacatttttatgtttttctatgTCAATAACAGCTTCAGAATTTCAATGTCGATAcatatttgattaattgttgAACCCTAGTAAATGGCCAGTCCCTGTGTCATCTGGATATCTCTTCCATGTGCAGCCTCAGCTTGAACACAACCCAGCTAACCGTTGACTACAGCTAGAGCAAATgaaagacgccccaaaatgtcAGAGTTTAAAAGCCCATTCCGTACTAACAAAGGGGTAAAATAATCCACACAAAGACTTGTACGTACAATTACCTATTGATCTGATATTTCAATGCTGGATAaataagatcttttttttctactttgaaGTGTAAACACAAATTTCTACCAGGTTTTGTTAAATGTAAGTGTGTGGTATCCATGGTTAAATACTCGGAGCAAACATTAAGTAGAGGTCAATGGTGTATATTCTTCCTTATACCGTGCATATCTGAGGACAGCTACTGTATATCTGTACTGATTGTTGGCAGAAGGTTTCTCACATCCTGCTTTCCCCCCTGTCTGTTTGTGCAGCATGAGAAGTACACCAGCCAGTTGCAGCTTAGCATAAAAGCCCTGCAGGCTAAGGCAAAGGAAAAACAGCAGCTTCAGAGCCCAGAGAAGAGCAAAGGCCCTGTTTCCAAACTGCAGGACAGGGCTGAGCGAAGAGCCCAGTCTTTCACAGGTAAATGACTCTCTCAGCACATACTCcataattgaaaaaataagCAGGAAGGCAGCAGGTTTTATGAATACAGAAGTAAGTTAATTGTGCTTGTTGCCAGGAAGGAACTGCTCTCACTAAAGTGAATTTGAATACCATGTTCAAACATGCAAGGAAGAGGAAGTCTTTGCGTGTCCATGTGCTATATGACTTTGGCTATAGATCACTAGATAAGGCGGTTGTGGCATCCTTTATTAAGAGCTTCCCTGGTGTGAGATTAGGGTGCCATGTGAGCTGATAGGCTGAGGCCACAATCCTATGGTGTCATTAAAGACAGATCTTGACATCATGGAGTTGGCAGAATGAGTAAGAGCTTGCCAGAAAAACGGAGGGGTGAAGAGTTAAGGACAAGCAGTCTTATCTCTATAGCCATTCCTGACTGCTGACAAGAGGTGGGGTGCTGCAACACGGCAATGATGGCTCAATGCGTGTCATAGCGGAATTAGAAAGGCGTGCAGGTTTTTTCTTGCCAAGTTGTCACTTCTATACATGTAGCTGGTGGTGGATTTGTTTCTGCTTATGCTTTCCAGTTGCTGTCATGCCCTCTCTGCCCTGAGTTGTACTGTGTAAATCCAGTATAGGCAAATGTGGAACAGTTAGAGACTTGTTGGTAGTTAGTTTTAGAGAAGCACTTTTGTGAATGAACCTCACTCACACTGACAAAACCTATTCCAGCTGCTGCTGATTTAGAAATTCTCTGGCTTTTTGCTTCATTCTTACTTTCTGTAAGCTTAGAAGGAAAATTACGGGTGCTTAAAATAGGACTTTTCCAGCACTAGGCTCATATCCCACAAAGGGCCTTACAAATATGTAATTAAACTCTAGAACTTTGGAAAACATTTAGTTAGCCTTACAAGGATGGGAGTGCAGTCATATCTTCTGCAGTTATAAGCTAACCACAGTGATCCTGTAAACCTGACTGcaaaccctttgttgaacatgCTCACTGAAGCCGTGTTTACTAGGGCCCGTGCAGTGTGACAGCagccttgtcttgtcttgtgttgttgtgacCCAGTCCACCAATTAATAACAAAACTAGTCTCCTGTCTCGTTGAATGTACAGTCACAAGAAGATATGAATTTCAAACTTTGTTACAGAAAACAAAGCTGCACTAGTGTTACACACAAAATGTCCTGTACTTCACTGCACAACCAGACTGAGCCTGCATATCTCTGTTTACTTCATGCAAATAGATTCCCTTTGGCTGAATTTGATTGACTGACTGGAGACCTTGATACAATGTAGGTTCTTTTGGTTTATTCTGGATCGGATGGAGATGGAGTGCTGCGAGAGCACCATACATCATTTTTTGTGTGCTCTCGCTTGTTTTCCCCTGCAGCTGTTCAGGATGTGGAGTGTGTCCAATTCTCTAGCTGTTTTCAGGACAGGACACTTGTATGACTCAGTTAGGCCTTCTTTACTCTGCCAGGACCCAAGgctatttagtatttattaaaTGGGCATGAAATGGATAGTGGATACTTCTCTAATACTGTACACATCAGCACTACATGATTTAAAATGCCCTATTGCATAATCCCTTGTTTAACCGATTGTGCATGTACTGACTTACCATGTTGGTTAAATATCAGTACAAAGATGAAGCAAAAAATTAGCTACCCTAGACAAATCCTCCAACTAAAATGACAGATGGTGGAAATTAGTTTATTGGGTTCAATCAAGTAGTGTTCAGTCACATATGTAGGACAAACATTAAATAGGATTTTGGCAAATTGCTTAACTAATATTTGTTAGGTTATTCTGGGTCGGCTTTCTAACTATTTATGTTCTCTAAAAAGGTGCTGTGCTCAGTCAACTTTAGTTGAGACACTCATCCATGTTTTCTTTAGCTAAAAGCAGAGGGTTGTCTATGGGGAAAGGAATTAGTAACATGTCCCCCTGCTTCTTTCGTCACTGTGTTGATGTCTTATTGTGTGTGTCCAAGGCAACAGTGGTGAAGTGCTGTGGATGCTTAAAATTGCGAAGCCTCCGCATTCAAATCCAGAGAGCTTGTTTATCGTATGTATCAGGCCAAAAAGCGGCTTCTAGATTATCTGATTAGTGCCATATAGACATGGCTGGCACGTGTAGACTGGCAAGCCAGCAGCTCAACCCCAGTTCAGAAACAGCATCAGAGAAATAACCCTCATCTCCTCATTACATACAAAGGTCAATGTGCAAACAATACGTCTCACTGTCTACAAGAAGTCTCCCTTAAGACGCAGTGATTATTATATATCTTGTGATATATAGTTTTTGTCTCTAAAGATTAGGATTAACTTCGTCTCAATTCGCATGAGAAGGATTATGTTGTGGTGCTTTGCGTGATACAGTTTGTATCACAGTTGGACGCTCACTACTCTTTCTGTGTCATGGGAATGTCAGAATTGTAAAAAGCTCAAAGGCCTTCTGAGCTCCGATGTTgtacatcatttatttatttttttcatggcTTAACAACATTGTTtaataatgttacagaaatgTAGTGCTTTATAAACACAAGAGGCTGGAGAAATGTAGAtctttgtttgtctctttctcacCTGAGTTTACCCATGTGCCTAAtggtgtgtatttgtgcttgtgtttgtgtttgtacatttgtCTGTTAGCAGCTACAGATTCTCCAATATCCAAGCCTACTCCTCTCTATGGCCAACCGTCCTGGTGGGGGGAGGATGAGGACGCAGCCAACAAAAAACGGAACAGAGGTGGAAAATTGCCAGAACAGGAGTCTCCAGGTAagagaatgtatttttttactcaCATGTGCACAATCTATGAGTTATATCCTGATTTGTAATGACATGTTTTTCTATGGCACTGCGATCTGATGTCCTTTGTGGGTCACTGAGAGATAGATGGTGTAAAGCCAAAGGCAAGTCTCTGGCCAGTTGGGGACTGTTAGCCAGGCCGCATTGTGCCAGGCCAGTGGGTAGTGCCTGTCTGCCTCGTGATGGATTAAGCTTCTGGAGGGGGGAGGAAGGGTGATTGTTTGCCTCATGGTACCCAGCCTGAAACAGATTATTCCCGCTCAGCTACACTCCGCTGGACTCTGAGCTCCTAAAGTGATATTTGGCCACATCCAACTGGCACCCAAAGACCAACTGGCAGATTTGTTTTCTCAGTCTACCTGCTGTGTTATTTGTGGCTCCCACTTTATGGGATTGTGCGTCAGCAACTTCCCAATCACCTCAATCAGTTTCCTTAGCTTTGTGTAGCTCTGATATTTAAGTTACTTAGCTATGGGCGCCTGAGTAGCTCACCTGATGGAGGGcacgcccatatacagaggctcagtcctagATGTAGCGGCCGCGAGTTTGGTTCCGGCCCTtccctgcatgtcattccctttctctctctctctccctcccctttcatgtctaaagcTGTCCTGTctgaaataaaggcctaaaaatatcACCAAAAAACATTTGCTATAACTGTGAGCTCAAAAACAAAGGGGCATACATATGTTTCTATTATTGACAAAATGGTATTTTTTCTATAGTTTCATTCAGTTCAAACATAAGAAGAGAAATGATTACTTGACCAATGCTGAAAAGATTAGACGGAAACGTACAGTAGGAATGGAATTGTAATGTAAAGGTATTGTTGTATAATGTTGTAAGTTATTGTAAGACCTGAAAGATTGTATGCTGTATTTgcatatctattttttttgtaataatatgATATTGTAAAGTAGGGGCAGGACCAAATAAGCTATTTGCTTCCGCCTGCTCCTTCTCAAActaatccttttttattttgttatgtttcGGGGTTTTAATTTGATTAGATTTTTTCCTTTGTGACATTGTTGATTGTTTGagataaatgataaaaagaaattaaatgaaatagtCATTTAATCACTCCGTGGATTACAGTATGGAAAACCTCCACTAATACTTGCCTCTCACCACTCATTTCTAACAGAGCCTACTAAAGACGTGTCAAGATATGAGGTCAACAGTTCTCTGTCTGACAATCAGGCCAAGTCCATCTTCTCCTACCGCCGGGAGCCTAGCTACTTTGAGATCCCAACAAAGGAATTAAAGCAGCGACCTTCCAAGAAACCAGAGTCGCAGGTTAATGAGGTTCCCACCAAGGACACCCCTGATACCACTGAGGTTGTCTCCTCCACACCTCCCGTGGTCCAAAGCCATGCCTCCTTCACCATCGAATTTGATGAATGCACACCAGGTAAAATGAAGATCAAAGACCACGTGACCAAGTTTTCTTTACGCCAGCAGCAGAAGCTACCTTCTACAGAGCTTGTCACCACACCCACTGAGGTGGTGTCAGCAGAAAGCAAAGTTGCTGATTGGCTGGTCCAAAGCAATGCTAGCATGATAAGGAGGAGGtcaacagctgaagacatgtaCAGCACAAACAGTGACCCATCACTTCTGAAGAACaccaaaagtgagtcatttGTACAAAGTCTCTTTATGTTTTATCAACAGCTTTGATTGCAGTAATGTGCTAACTTGTGGTCTTCCCATCCTCAGCAAACCACCCTGAGGATGGTACTCACAGTGATTCAGGGGATCCTGCAATCAATGGAAGTGATTCCATCCAAGCAGAACCTCAGATTGGGTCCCATGTGTCTCCACAGCCCCTGAGGGACTCCCTGCCTCAACACTTAGCCTCCCCTGACTCTGAGGAGCCCTTGTCTCACACTCCACCAGAGTCTCAGTCCCTATCCAGTCATGGCAAGGCTGAGCCTCATCAAGCCTTCGTCATTGAATTCTTTGATGATAACTCAAGAAAGAAGCGCTCCCAGTCCTTCGCCAATAACACATCTCCACCTGAGCCCTCAGGCCTCCGGCTCCAGCTGGGGAAGGCAAAGAAGAGCTCAAGCCCAAATGGGGAGAGACAAGTCCAATCTCCAGCCTCCACCACTCCCGCAACCCAACGATACACTGTTCCCCTGAAGGACATGCCTTCCACAGGCTTCCAAAGAGCTGGCTCTCTACGAAGGGAGAAGACAGAGGACCGGATCAACACCAGCTTTTCCTCTCGCTCTTCATCATCTGTGTCTGTAAGACCCTTTAGCAGTGTCGGCCGGAGGTCCAAACTCGCCCAAGAATTTACTGCTGAATTtctcaaacaaacaaagcagTCCTCTTCCGCCAGCTGGGATAGAAATACTTCTAGTCCCCCTACACCAGCTAAAACGGAGACAGTGGTAGTATCACAGACTAGTCCCACTCCATCTAAAGCTTCCTTCCAGCCACAGACTTCCTCTCCTATCCACCAGCCTGTTCCCCTCAAGGCCCCCATGATGTCCCTGGAGTCTCAGACTGTGGAGGTCAAGAGTCCCCATGTTGGCCCCAAGACTGAAGACGAGGACAGTCTGAGTGACGCAGGAACCTACACTATTGAAGCAGATGTTCAAGATAGAGAGCTAGAAGAGGCACGGAGCAATATCGATCAGGCAAGTTTCTTTCTCAATTTTAATTCAAATAAATTTAGCTAATAATGAAAACATATTGCTTGAAGGAACTAGGTCGGCTTTTCAATAATCCGTGTCCTCCGTCTCTTGGGAAAAAAATTCCCACTCACAATGAGACATTGGCAGTCCCACTTTCTCCATTCCTGCACTTATCAACTTGCACTGCTTTGTTCCTGacaggtgtttggtgtttttgagAGCCCAGAGCGAACCAACCAGAGTGAAGCAGAAACATCATCAGCATTTAGGCCTCTTATTGTTGAGAGCAGGGAGCAGCATAGGCAGAGTAGCTGTGGGGAGGTGAGGCCAGCtccagaacagggacagagtcTGGTAAAGGTAAACCTTCCTGCTCAGGGTGTGATCAATGATTGGATGATATAATCAATAATTCAATCGccaattttaaagaaaattaatttaatggTGCTCAGTAAACCTTAATTTTTCTTGTTGGGGTTTCttgctctatctatctatttctaGATGTGCCTCATCTTTCCTCACAGTCTCTGGGTTCTTCATGGTCTTGGTTTTTCTTTCTAACTAAatatatggagagaaaaaaaatccatgttttaaccgttgttgttgttgtccgtTGTAACGTACTTACTCATGAAACCGATGATGTATAACATCTTGGGTTTTTTGTCTTATTGGCATTATTTCCTACTAAAGAAATCATATAATTCAAAATTGTATTGTCTTCAAATTGTCtaatcttcttttttcttttctttttaagatattaaatatgtaattatgTTCTCTCATGCAGGTTCAGTCAGCAAGTGCAGTGTTACAGGGGGCTCCTAAGTGGATGTCTTGCTGGGCCAGCTTGGCAGACAGCTACACAGAATCTGGCCCTTCATCGGGCCTCTTTGACATGCCTTCCCAGATGGAGCTGTCAGGAGGGGGTAAGCTACCTGACGAGATACAAGTCTATTTGAAATGATAATGAGACGCCCTGATGAATATGAATGATATTCAGTTTTAGTATGTGTGGTTAATATGCATTAAAACTGTTTCACTTCAGCACAAGGTACAATCATCCACAAGGCCATGCTCAGCCGACACCACGACAGCACCGACTGCGATGGTTCAAGAGCTCGGCGCGTACTGCCCCAGGTACCACTGGGGGAGAAGAGTGACATTCCAAATCCCAGCATTCATGTTCAATATGACCCACATTTAACATTCGATGTAGGAGAGAATAGATTGGTGCCCCCCAGGTCTCATGATAGCCTTGACAGGTTAACGGTGCAGGACGATGTAGAGCCTGACAGTCTGAGTGACGCCAGCAGGTCAGATGATGGTTCCATTGTAGAGCAAAGGAGAAGACCGCTGTCGGACACGGAAgagaacaaaaataaagatagaATCTTCACCAAGTCTACGTCATTCTACATCGGGTCAGAGGAGGCTGAGTCTCAACTTGAACATGGGGGCTTTcctaaaactgaaataaaacttgCAACCAAAACTTTCTCAACAGCCACCATGACCAAACAGAGAGGTAACCAGGACTCTGAAAAAGTCAAGCCCGGTGTGTCGGCTCCTATCCTGAGCCAGATTACACGGAGTCCAGAATCCAAAGAGGGCACTGTTTCCCAGTTAATCAGACAAGAGAGCTTCACCAAGGAGCGGCCTAGCAATGCCAGATTGCCCAACATCTCTGTTCAGAGAGGCCCAGAATCATTCCAGGGAGCCTGCAATCAGGACACTCAT
Above is a genomic segment from Etheostoma spectabile isolate EspeVRDwgs_2016 chromosome 20, UIUC_Espe_1.0, whole genome shotgun sequence containing:
- the cep170ba gene encoding centrosomal protein of 170 kDa protein B isoform X4 — its product is MSVTSWFLVSSSGTRHRLPREMIFVGRDDCELMLQSRSVDKQHAVINHDPNTDEHMVKDLGSLNGTFVNDLRIPDQTYITLKLSDVIRFGYDAHVYILEKSQHKVPEEALKHEKYTSQLQLSIKALQAKAKEKQQLQSPEKSKGPVSKLQDRAERRAQSFTAATDSPISKPTPLYGQPSWWGEDEDAANKKRNRGGKLPEQESPEPTKDVSRYEVNSSLSDNQAKSIFSYRREPSYFEIPTKELKQRPSKKPESQVNEVPTKDTPDTTEVVSSTPPVVQSHASFTIEFDECTPGKMKIKDHVTKFSLRQQQKLPSTELVTTPTEVVSAESKVADWLVQSNASMIRRRSTAEDMYSTNSDPSLLKNTKTNHPEDGTHSDSGDPAINGSDSIQAEPQIGSHVSPQPLRDSLPQHLASPDSEEPLSHTPPESQSLSSHGKAEPHQAFVIEFFDDNSRKKRSQSFANNTSPPEPSGLRLQLGKAKKSSSPNGERQVQSPASTTPATQRYTVPLKDMPSTGFQRAGSLRREKTEDRINTSFSSRSSSSVSVRPFSSVGRRSKLAQEFTAEFLKQTKQSSSASWDRNTSSPPTPAKTETVVVSQTSPTPSKASFQPQTSSPIHQPVPLKAPMMSLESQTVEVKSPHVGPKTEDEDSLSDAGTYTIEADVQDRELEEARSNIDQVQSASAVLQGAPKWMSCWASLADSYTESGPSSGLFDMPSQMELSGGAQGTIIHKAMLSRHHDSTDCDGSRARRVLPQVPLGEKSDIPNPSIHVQYDPHLTFDVGENRLVPPRSHDSLDRLTVQDDVEPDSLSDASRSDDGSIVEQRRRPLSDTEENKNKDRIFTKSTSFYIGSEEAESQLEHGGFPKTEIKLATKTFSTATMTKQRGNQDSEKVKPGVSAPILSQITRSPESKEGTVSQLIRQESFTKERPSNARLPNISVQRGPESFQGACNQDTHSYLKQTEDVLAVLEAKLQAGQSEKTPSPIIDSLSAESDVDTSSTVSQHSNKTRPNTLTKKPSVSGLHRERSSASIASQDSSHHSTTSEKLRSLGADSNNKTESVRRPVGLRRSVGKRGSTDLSDDPQSLPYSDQESNIPQTRTKYTVHLQKEDAKTSKTSQALNRANSLLAPRPTRASMLRRARLGEASDNEGTETDRVSQEAGNAPAKQPQETKKLSRLDMLAMPRKRTSSFNTTSDTEASSSPQWTGRSTGFSNRSTESGSSSVRRASASGLKPVERQQKAPLTPLTRGRSSSAKYASSTANSRRRQKGSDYASTSDEEYDSNQSTPKHKRSQPSSASHSPRHQPRPQPVVALHQKPPCRDSEEENHEGDNFHSWSNHSSEIARLSQDLAKDLAILAREIHDVAGDGDPQNPGMASSAPVSTVTAHEQLVHRIPEAGLNYQRVPPSSSSTREPDQSSADHEQHRRQRAQSRDEVIVDDPLMLNPVSQITMAIKENTEQLSDKIKVLFQDRMDIWEEIEAKVNSDNDVPVIKTSNKEITSILKELRRVQRQLEVINTVMEPSAQAEASKALAISSSSVRPSRPPVSRDWRTIHSVSKRGGGPRPSEGVRRTGVTQDDLRTGYLV